A region from the Acyrthosiphon pisum isolate AL4f chromosome A1, pea_aphid_22Mar2018_4r6ur, whole genome shotgun sequence genome encodes:
- the LOC100167278 gene encoding pyruvate dehydrogenase protein X component, mitochondrial, translating into MATSLFRSALKGGLHKNYLRKTLCASFNLEKILCIHTSSLLNVKGQEINMPSLSPTMTEGNIVKWLKKEGDKISAGDVLCEIQTDKAVMSFETEEEGVLAKILVPDDAKEIKVGSLIALMVAEGEDWKSVETPDAKDVASIATNSQEDEPQESEQTTGGNTPGIELNMPSLSPTMSEGTIIKWHKKPGDKVSAGDVLCDIQTDKAVMSFETEEEGTLAKILLGDDSKDVKVGDLIALMVAEGEDWNDVQVPGKKKTKSSVAKEDVQKPKVEIYTSSEPTTRHSYDGYSPAVRSLLELYAIDASKIVGTGKQGKILKGDVLKHVTENHLSIKPPRTVPLPGETSSPKTVTPTTVSRPTKGPGYVDIPLTGMRLTIAKRLTESKTMIPHAYATAESNIDSLLVLRKQLKSAGISVSVNDFIIKAVAVALKQCPLVNCHFIKDQVVLQETSDISIAVATEAGLITPIVTNADNKALDEISAEIKELAGRARIGKLQLHEFQGGSFTISNLGMFDITEFSAIINPPQCGILAIGSGRPVIALNGKPQTIMTATLSYDSRAISESAASNFLETLQGLLETPASLLLTSPANKKRASN; encoded by the exons ATGGCAACTTCGTTGTTCCGTTCCGCCCTTAAAGGCggattacataaaaattatcttaGAAAAACATTATGTGCTTCATTCAATCTAGAAAAGATATTATGTATCCACACATCATCGCTTTTGAATG TAAAAGGCCAAGAAATTAACATGCCGTCTTTGTCCCCAACAATGACTGAAGGAAACATAGTCAAATGGTTAAAGAAAGAAGGAGACAAAATATCTGCAGGTGATGTACTATGTGAAATTCAAACTGATAAGGCTGTTATGTCTTTTGAAACGGAAGAAGAAGGAGTATTAGCTAAAATATTG gttccAGATGATGCTAAAGAAATTAAAGTGGGTTCTTTAATTGCACTCATGGTAGCCGAAGGAGAAGATTGGAAAAGTGTTGAAACACCCGATGCCAAAGATGTTGCATCCATTGCTACAAATTCTCAGGAAGATGAACCCCAAGAATCAGAACAAACCACTGGAGGAAATA ctcCGGGAATTGAATTGAACATGCCATCACTATCACCAACTATGTCCGAAGGCACAATCATTAAATGGCATAAGAAACCAGGAGATAAAGTTTCAGCTGGAGATGTCCTTTGTGACATTCAAACAGACAAAGCAGTTATGTCATTTGAAACTGAAGAAGAAGGAACATTAGCAAAAATTTTG TTGGGTGACGACAGTAAAGACGTGAAAGTTGGTGATCTGATTGCACTAATGGTTGCTGAAGGGGAGGATTGGAATGATGTCCAAGTGCCtggaaagaaaaaaactaaGTCATCAGTTGCAAAAGAAGACGTTCAGAAACCTAAGGTTGAAATTTATACATCATCGGAACCTACCACTAGACATTCATA cGATGGTTATAGTCCAGCTGTGAGGTCACTTCTAGAATTATATGCTATTGATGCTTCTAAAATTGTAGGAACTGGAAAACAAGGAAAAATCTTAAAAGGCGATGTTTTAAAGCATGTCACTGAAAACCATTTGTCTATCAAGCCTCCTAGAACAG taCCTTTACCGGGAGAAACATCCTCACCTAAAACTGTCACACCGACAACTGTATCAAGACCTACCAAAGGACCTGGTTATGTTGACATTCCATTAACTGGCATGAGATTAACAATTGCTAAACGATTAACTGAATCTAAA acaaTGATTCCTCATGCTTATGCTACAGCCGAGAGCAATATTGATTCATTATTAGTACTCCGCAAGCAATTAAAATCAGCTGGAATTAGTGTTTCTGTAAATGATTTTATCATTAAAGCAGTTGCTGTTGCTCTTAAACAGTGTCCTCTAGTCAATTGTCACTTTATTAAAGatcaa GTAGTTTTACAAGAAACATCAGATATTTCTATAGCAGTTGCTACTGAAGCAGGTCTGATCACTCCTATTGTGACTAATGCTGATAACAAAGCATTAGATGAAATTTCAGCTGAAATTAAAGAATTGGCGGGACGTGCACGTATTGGTAAATTGCAACTTCATGAATTCCAAGGAGGCAGCTTTAC AATATCCAATCTTGGAATGTTTGATATAACTGAATTTAGTGCTATTATAAATCCTCCACAATGTGGTATATTGGCTATTGGAAGTGGACGACCTGTCattg CATTAAATGGTAAACCACAGACAATTATGACGGCCACATTATCTTACGACTCACGTGCTATAAGTGAATCTGCTGCATCAAATTTCTTAGAAACTCTACAAGGTTTATTGGAAACGCCAGCGTCGCTTCTTTTGACATCACCAGCAAACAAAAAACGTGCttcaaattaa